ctattgcAAATAGTGCCTTTGGACTGATCTCTCTTTACAAATGGTACAATTTATTCCAACTCCTAACACTAACTTGAAATGTACATGTCTGATATCTTCATAAATAGATAAAAAAGAGGAATGTGAATCCCCATCAGTTTTTACTATTAAAACAGACTATAAATGACATCAGTCATACATTTGTGTCCTGTAATAAAGGTTCTTTATCGTCAGGTGCCTGCAGACAGTGAGGGTGGCCGTGGTTTGCCAAGTGCTTCTTCCAGTTGCTGCTTCTTACCGCTACATTTGTGTGTTCAGGAATAAACAAGGCAACAAGCAGAGCCAGCAGCACAGCACATGCTCCAAAGAGGAAGGGAGGGCCAGGGATAATTGAACCCTGGTggagggaaaaataaataaataaaaaacaaccacCACACACAATGATTAACAGATGGGAAAAAGCAGATTACACCTTAcaattcaaaacacacaaaaatagtaCAATACAGAATTGTCAAAAGATCAGATTTTAAGTAAGACAGATTCTatacttaaattaaaaaataaatgtaaggccACATGAGAAAAACTTTGGGAACTGTTTTATAAAAGCCCATTTAGATCACATCTGTACTTCCTGTATAGAAATCAGAAGCATTTGGGACCTGCATGACTGCTGGGGGAGAGGGTTGTTTGCAAtaggaaaacaaaaaactgcaatcTCAAATGAGCGTGGAATAAAAGGCTAATTATACCATTGCTCTCTGAGTAGTCAATGTAACAGTTACAAATATTTAGCGAGGACTGGTCTAATGTGTCATTTGGAAGTTATCCTCACACATTCTTAAATTTAAACTACTATAGGCTGTTGCAGAAACTGCAGGGAGATATTTGGAAAGTCATTAGAAAACAAGGGACCACATTCACCAGGCATTTTACCAGCTGTTTGCAATTAGTATATTAAAAGATTTCCAACATGAAATGTGTCCGTTCCTTTAAAAAACAAGTTTGTGTCTAAAATAAACAAGACACAAACTTTGCACAGGAGtcaccacttcaacaccatgacgtacgcaaatacgtcaattgaaaacccgcttacagtaccatgccgtatctgcgtatgtcaagtttcccattctattctatgatcggtttctcagtctagcgtttcaggtttcattctctaaagcagtgctagtactgtggaatgtgcaatgaaagttgggggagggtcaggtgactttttttatccaattgcgtgtcatgtagcaattccagTCTCTAGCTGTTGGCGTtcagaaggctgagatatattgcaggaagccattcagcttttacaagtatatatatagtgttttaaattattattgttttatttattattagttttacatgtttatagtttatatagtttttaccgaaagctaaacatggcagcGTACGTGgactttctataatgagcaatgggagtgaagttggttcgaaggatttcgataccagcgactgATGCAAACTTATCATTCAACGATTATAATGAataggatgtggagccaagaacagtacaaacaagagcatgcagctactttgcagtgctgtgacgaaatactatcaaaacacagcactaggtacaggcaatgcggcagtcagatccatcacaatgcctgcgcaaagtagctgtgtacacgcatttgtgactatccctccaacacaagcgaagcagacaccgtaaaaaaggtacagggtctgctacgaaaatgaaaacaaaagaaaacacgcaagaaaaatgtgcagtggttgcgaatgCAATCCTGgcttctgttgtattgaacatttcaataaatggcacagagcaagtcaatactggcacacgttttgatgttgtttgatttttatttgataattactgtttactgattatcaTTATTAACAGcgattttgttttcattgttaaaaaaaaaactaaaaaaaacatgtttttatctatattgaattaaaaaaaaaaaaaacatttttcatctctatattgaatatgggtatgtagtacacagcagcataaagggttaatgaaaaacacagtttaagtcatttatttgtgttttatttatcatatgttaacattttatagcaattacaggtttgaaaacattattattattattattttcaaaatctggtacctgggaaggggtttcatttttacatctggagctgaagtggttaaaTCCTGCTCCCTGCACAATTGTTCACAAATAGACACTATGACCTCTACACCTGCCcaggtacagtagtctctgcatataggaacactttggctaagagaacaaccttgtggtgaaactgaattttccccattgtaaatgttTCGCCTTAAgaaacaggaacttcgcttaaaagaacaccttttttgcACCAATAGCGATTCATTCACAACTGAtatagtactgttttgtaacctgataacttgtcaaacttaaattcaaatggtttattaaatcttttgaATGTGATGATAAATGTGGCTTCTCATCAAgggtgtcttgaggcacactgactggtttattaaatcttttcaGAACCGCTATCTTTATTGCCTCGTTTGGTATGCCGATTTCCACTACGAGTGCTCCTCATCGCTACAAAAATGGCATGTAAAAAACGGTGAAacacactgctgtttctcttgctataaAAGGTtagaaattgtttgagctcttgaaaaaaaacctgaaatcagacacaagttgccgAGCAATTTGGCGTTTCCCGTTCTGTTGAGTTGCTCCtatacatgtattcataattaatctagagctgctgctgcatttaatgtatgtaggggtgctgtgttaatttagtttgacagtttatgtTGGTCTTACTTTATTAccacacttgcctattgcttttctcttacttattctgttcatttcatatgttgatgtaCATGCATCATGAcatgtaatacatatttatttatttatttatttattcactgaTTCACATTGTGTCTGGTTGTccactctgtcttagagaacacttcacttgcttcccgaggggtgttctcttagccaaagtctacagtatgtgctttaaccctttgcggtcctatgtcggaccagggctgacattacaattttcctttccggtccgatgtcggaacCTGTCCGACATCAAAGATATCAAGCACAGGTCCCCAATCATTTTTTTCCggggaaaaaaacaaccaaaaaaaaaaaacaaccaacaacggaggcagatctgagcaatacacatagtcccttcaccacagacataaacaaacaagatagctgcttccgcatccgaTGCTCAAAGAATAttgcagacatttgccaagctttttgagatgttatagtaataaaataatgacttggatagcattattgaggagtttggtgataaaacgagtgatcaggagatgatttatcagtatgcactactatgaagagatatgtgataaatacagcgaacaaggaatgaggcagtgctggagtacaGTATGGAGTGTCCTGttaatatgcagtgccttttaaacctattttactgtgaataaaattacttttaaacagcgtgtgtaaaataaacaggacTGGAcatgcctgacaggcgctgaataaatggacagcaaagggttaaaacctAGTGAGCGTGTACCCAGTTTACCAGATGAGATGGAAAACACTCCTTACCTGCAAATTATGTACATTATCACCAGGCTCTTGAGGTTTATCAAATTCTACATgaaatatatagaaaataaacCCATAGAGTGCCGGTCCCAGGCCATTGCAAAGCCCTCGAATTCCAGTGATCATTCCTTGGACGACACCTGCAAACATGGCAAGatacataaaattatttttagaatCTCAGGTTAACAGGGAAACTTTAAAACCCATATTAGTACTACCAAAATTGTAACTGGTTCCCTTTTTCTGTGCTGAAGACCTTTTGGTCATTTTTAGTCTTTATACTTTAAAAGTTATCACACATTTAACCAACGGCACTTTATAACATACAGATCTTACAAACTAAGGTAGCTTgaattgtttgtttctttcacaAGCATACCAAGAAAGCCAAAGCTAGTACATGTATATGCAATGGAAAAAAGTGTACATTATATAAACCTTAGCTATCCTTCTCTATAACCTTAGGTACACATCTTAATCCTGCTAAAGAAAGATGCTCAGAGAGAAATGCCATTCTTTTTAGTACAGCTTACCTTGCTGATCCGGGTCTGCAGTCCTTGATACCAAAGCACTGACTGCGGGGAAGGTAATGCTAGACATTGCTGCAACGGCTCCTGCTGCCCACATCATCCTATTGGACAAAGAAAGACAGTACTGAGGGACAGCCTCATCTCAGGGTCAATGCACAGGAACTGAACTTACATTTACAGCCATTGATGAGATTTACAGAAGCACAAGAAGAAATCTTCAAAGACAAACGTTTTGAGGTAAAGTGTTTATCCAGTTGCTTTTTAGTACCTCTACATTTAAGATTTATAATGTAAATGTGAATAGGTACACAGCAATGGAGAAATAATGAACTTGAGCGGTTGGTTacagtttgttttctttaaagtGTTATCTGCTTCAACATAAAACATGCAAGTCTGATCACACCAACTACAATATGAAGAAGTTTTTGTTTAGCATACTAGTGATCTTTACCATCTAACAAAAAAGCTGCTGGAAAACCAATGAATTTCACAGGGCCCAATGCACGTTGATACCCATTCCATATCAGCAGCCATATTAATATCCTTTACCAATAAAATTAGACATTTAGAAACTCCCTGCAGCCCAGAACAGACCAACCACAGAGAGATGATGTTCATGCATTACAGCTGAAAACTTCCAATATCAACAGTCTAATTAAAAGCCATACAGCTTTTAAGCATGACCATCAAGACCCAACAGTACAGTAAGATGGTACATTGCATACCAGGGTTCAGATCCAAAGCCATAACAGGCAAGCTGCAGGATCTGGAATCCCAAACCCAGTAAAATAGTGTTCTTGTTCCCAATGGAGCGCATCAGCAAACTCAGCACTACAGTCTGAAACAGAAAAATTGTAAAAATCTGAAAAACGTGGCTTTATATTGGTACAACCATATTCCAATATGCATTAAAACACACTTTAATCACACATCACGCAAAAAAAGCCACATTTGGGGTATTATTGCTGTTGAACTGTTTATTAATCAAAGTTTATGTTCagctacatacagtgccttgcaaaagtattcagacccctgaccaattctctcatattactgaattacaaatggtacactgaaattttgttctgtttgatattttattttaaaacactgaaactcaatcaattattgtaaggtgacattggttttatgttgggaaatatttaagaaaaataaaaaactgaaatatcttgcttgcataagtattcaacccctgtgctgtggaagctcccagtttacaccgatgaaagaaattgccctaacgaggacacaattaccttaccactggtctccacctgtgaaccattaaagttgctgtcacattttctggataaaaacccccactgttgaaggatcattggtcaggctgtgaatctgaaggaaaatgaagaccaaagagcattctacagaagttagagataaagtaatacaaatgcatagattagggaaagggtacaaaataatatccaagggtttggatatcccagtgagcacagttggatcaataatcaggaagtggaagctgcatcacaccacccaggcactgccaagaaaaggccgtccctcaaaactcagcgctcaaacaagaaggagacttgtgagagaagccacagagacgccaacaatcactttgaaggagctacagagttcagtggctgggaatggagtaatggtgcaccagtcaaccatatcaagagctctgcataacactggcctgtatgggagggtggcaagaaagaagccgttactcaaaaagtaccatctgaaagcacgtctggagtttgccagaaagcatgagagtgacccagctgcgatgtaggaaaaggttttgtggtcagatgagaccaagatagagctttttggccaaaactcaaagcgctatgtgtggcgcaaacctaacactgcccatgcctcaagacaaaccatccctacagtgaagtatgatggtggcagcatcatgctgtggggatgcttctcatcagcagggactgggcatcttgttaaaactgaaggaagaatggatggagctaaatacagggaaatactgcaagagaacctgcttcagtccgctaaaaaactgaagcttgggaggaaattcacctttcagcaggacaatgatcccaagcacaaggccaaagcaacattggagtggctcaagaacaaaaaggtgaatgtcctacagtggcccagtcaaagtcctgatctcaatcccattgagaatctgtggcactatttgaaaattgcggtccacaagcgccgtccaaccaacctgaacaacctggagcaaatctgccaagaagaatgggccaaaatcactccgacactgtgtgcaaagctggtacatacttaccccaaaagacttaaagctgttattgcagcgaaaggtggctctaccaaatattaatgtgtgggggttgaatacttatgcaagcaagatatttcagttttttatttttcttaaaaatatttcccaacataaaaccaatgtcaccttacaataattgattttgagtttcagtgttttaaaataaaataacaaacagaacgatatttcaatgtaccatttgtaattcagtaatatgagagaattggtcaggggtctgaatacttttgcaaggcactgtatatgcacTCTTCCAGTATCCACAATAGGACATAACAGTCAATTTCAAATGTATTAAACAGTAAATACTTACTTGTGCAATGATGGAGAGTACGCCCAAGACTGCTATAAAAGCAGCAACACTTTCTGTTGAAAACCCCATGATCTAAACAGAAATGGACATCTATTTATTAATGTTATGGAGTATTACAAGTACACAGACACTTCTTTCTACCAGTTAGCACTCAAGAGCTCTCGCCCCAGCTTCGGAACGTTTtgagagaaagaaataaaaatgctttCTGGGTCCTTCTGACATTAAACAAACACGAGATGTTATTGTTTTCTAGATCCCTACTGATACAACAGTCTAGCCACATCTAAACCTCTGCAGTTCAAGTAGCTTTAATCTGAATTATGAAAGTTAACCCCCTGAACAGCTCCTGCTCATACTTGGGCTGGGTCTGAACTTGAAACCTAGGGTATTGGTTGATTTAATCAACACTTACTTGCCGGgaaaagccacagctggatttacAGCACTGGACTTTCACCCTGGATCTGTGGGATTAACACTAAAAAGAAGTATgtgatgcaatccaggtggattACCTGGTAGTGTATAATGTTCTACAATAATCCAGCTTTTGCAAATTCTGGCAACGTATAGGTTGGTCAACTCAAACCCTGAATCAAGTATATACACATTTCAGCTGGTGCTTTCATTGATCTCCAATTGACTTGTGTTCGATATAACAAACTACTGCAATCTAATATAGTatgtataaattaataaaacatttaaaagaacaagtacaagtctaaatgttctttttattaaaaAGCCTTTAAAGGTTGTTATATGAAGTGCGATGGTGGTTCTCTCATCACCGGCACTGAACTCACCTGTCTGAGATACAGAAAGAAGCTGGAGTACTGGCCTGCTTCAGGGAGGTAGGAAAGGAACACAGTTATGCAGATCAGCAGCACTGTTGAATCCTGACCCACCTTTTTAAGAGACTAGGAAAGAAATTGGAGAACCACAGTCAATTTAACAGCTTAACAGTTAAATATGCTTAACAGCAGTACTGTATTGAGAACAATTCATCATCATAAGTGTAAATGGCAGCaatgtttttaatacataaaacatgtttgttttatccCTTTCAGAGCCAATCAGACCTGGGTGACAGGTTTTTGCCTTTGTGAAGCAATGGCTGACCTGTGTATTCCTTCAATTGTCTAATCAGTGGCGCCACAAGACAGAAATATAGGACCATAtgagaacaccctgttctgttaTCCTTCATTCACTCATTCATTTTTCTGGCCAATAGAAAGGTACAGTACTGACCACGACTTGCACAACATTTTCTTGGTAATGCTCAAAGTCTTTCTGTAATGCTGAAGATCTCccaataaataatttaacataCTGTATCATCATATCTATAAATAATGGAATGGGCAAGTTATGATTCATTTACTAAACTTCCATAGAAGGATGGGGGAAAATGCTACGTTGCTttatcaaaatgtgaaaaaaacattgATCAGAtattgaaataaaaggtgactCTGCAATGCCATGATAAACTACTGTAATAGCTTTGACTGCACTCACTGCAAATGGATCAGCCTGTTCCCAGGAGATAGGGGCTCCCCAGGATGCCGGCCTCATTTTCTCTGGCAGGGATTCTGGGACCGCTACTAGGATGAAGCAGATATCCAGCAGCGCTATAGCTGTGGCCAGCACTACCACCAGGCTGTCCCCATATACTCTGGAAAGGTAGGCACCAATAGCTGGGCTTGTCACCAGACTGGCGGCAAAAGTGGCAGATACCTgaaattcaaatacaaaaatctattaatttacaggggaaaaaaaaggaatCTACAGTATTTTACTATTTCAGGATATACATACAGGACATCCTTAGCTGGGTTTGTTTACAATGGGCGTCTTTCCAAGAGTGGACAGCCCAATTATAACCACTAGACATTACAATAGAGTTTAACATATCAGTACTGCCTGGTACACAATGAATGTTAGGCCGATGAGCTGGTCAGCTGACAGTCATGCCTAATGCTACACAATACTGCTCAATCCTGTGTCTGAGTGCCGAGAAGAGCTGCGATTATATGTAGTCACCAAGATGTTTAAGAATTAACCCAAAGTGACTAATTCAATAAAGTTTAATATTTATAAAACGTTTATAGAACACCTCTCAGCAGGTTTTTTCCACCCTCTATAGTTCTGAAActagtttacatttaaaaagatcCAGTTCCTTATACCATGCGACTATTGAGCTGCACAAGGCAAAGCGAGTCAGACTCAAAGTAAATCACAGAAGAATTGAATTGAGCAATGGGAATAATACTAAATTAAAGCAAGAACATGTATTTCACTGTGAATTGTCATTACAGAAGTTCTCAATAAACAGCGCCCATAAGGCTAAATAACATTTGTGTTTAACTGAACAGTTGTGGATCACTGCAGTTTTAAATGAAGCATTATAAGTTAGTGAATGGGGTCTATTGTGTGTTAACATGCTCATGTTTGAAAGGATGGCAAGTCCC
The sequence above is drawn from the Acipenser ruthenus chromosome 12, fAciRut3.2 maternal haplotype, whole genome shotgun sequence genome and encodes:
- the LOC117417305 gene encoding hippocampus abundant transcript 1 protein-like isoform X2, with product MEVSKKTVSKSWWPQGIGAPSVYHAVIVIFLEFFAWGLLTAPTLVVLHETFPKHTFLMNGLIQGVKGLLSFLSAPLIGALSDVWGRKSFLLLTVFFTCAPIPLMKISPWWYFAVISVSGVFAVTFSVVFAYVADITQEHERSMAYGQVSATFAASLVTSPAIGAYLSRVYGDSLVVVLATAIALLDICFILVAVPESLPEKMRPASWGAPISWEQADPFASLKKVGQDSTVLLICITVFLSYLPEAGQYSSFFLYLRQIMGFSTESVAAFIAVLGVLSIIAQTVVLSLLMRSIGNKNTILLGLGFQILQLACYGFGSEPWMMWAAGAVAAMSSITFPAVSALVSRTADPDQQGVVQGMITGIRGLCNGLGPALYGFIFYIFHVEFDKPQEPGDNVHNLQGSIIPGPPFLFGACAVLLALLVALFIPEHTNVAVRSSNWKKHLANHGHPHCLQAPDDKEPLLQDTNV
- the LOC117417305 gene encoding hippocampus abundant transcript 1 protein-like isoform X1 is translated as MTQGKKKKRVNRSIMLAKKIVIKDGGTPQGIGAPSVYHAVIVIFLEFFAWGLLTAPTLVVLHETFPKHTFLMNGLIQGVKGLLSFLSAPLIGALSDVWGRKSFLLLTVFFTCAPIPLMKISPWWYFAVISVSGVFAVTFSVVFAYVADITQEHERSMAYGQVSATFAASLVTSPAIGAYLSRVYGDSLVVVLATAIALLDICFILVAVPESLPEKMRPASWGAPISWEQADPFASLKKVGQDSTVLLICITVFLSYLPEAGQYSSFFLYLRQIMGFSTESVAAFIAVLGVLSIIAQTVVLSLLMRSIGNKNTILLGLGFQILQLACYGFGSEPWMMWAAGAVAAMSSITFPAVSALVSRTADPDQQGVVQGMITGIRGLCNGLGPALYGFIFYIFHVEFDKPQEPGDNVHNLQGSIIPGPPFLFGACAVLLALLVALFIPEHTNVAVRSSNWKKHLANHGHPHCLQAPDDKEPLLQDTNV